A window from Spirochaetota bacterium encodes these proteins:
- a CDS encoding enoyl-CoA hydratase/isomerase family protein gives MAVVEWKKDGNIAIIYMNNGENRHNPDFAKGMLSALDGIKADTSITATVLTSSDPKNFSLGIDVTWLGEKMTAKDNQAIKDFMYAMNDVFRGLLLFPMPVIAAINGHAYGNGAILSCACDFRFMKSDRGFFCFPEVDLSIPFLPGMIAWVKKAFPYYKFQEMKYTGRRVGAAELAEHHAIEKACADQEELMKEALAFAATFSKKRGIFGEMKKRMHKHIVETMEKEDPAFIDALFLLVTD, from the coding sequence ATGGCGGTAGTCGAATGGAAGAAGGACGGGAACATCGCAATAATATATATGAACAACGGCGAAAACAGGCATAATCCCGACTTCGCGAAGGGGATGCTCTCCGCCCTGGACGGCATAAAGGCGGACACGTCGATTACGGCGACGGTGCTGACGTCGAGCGACCCGAAGAACTTCTCACTGGGTATTGACGTAACATGGCTCGGGGAAAAAATGACCGCGAAAGACAACCAGGCCATCAAAGACTTCATGTACGCCATGAACGATGTGTTCAGGGGCCTTCTGCTTTTTCCGATGCCCGTAATCGCCGCCATCAACGGACACGCTTATGGCAACGGCGCGATCCTGTCGTGCGCCTGCGACTTCCGTTTCATGAAATCGGACCGGGGCTTTTTCTGTTTTCCGGAGGTGGACCTTAGCATTCCCTTCCTGCCTGGCATGATCGCATGGGTGAAGAAGGCGTTTCCCTACTATAAATTCCAGGAAATGAAGTACACGGGTCGCCGCGTCGGCGCCGCGGAACTGGCCGAACACCATGCCATAGAAAAAGCCTGTGCCGACCAGGAAGAGCTCATGAAGGAGGCGCTTGCTTTTGCGGCGACATTCAGTAAAAAGCGCGGCATATTCGGCGAAATGAAGAAGCGCATGCACAAGCATATCGTAGAAACGATGGAGAAGGAAGACCCGGCGTTTATAGACGCGCTTTTTCTGCTGGTGACTGATTGA
- a CDS encoding aminotransferase class I/II-fold pyridoxal phosphate-dependent enzyme: MDLFDKCHSFTRADEVRSIGYYPYFYPIYENDGPVVFMNGQRTIMAGSNNYLGLTTDPRVKEAAIAAVRKYGSGCSGSRLLNGTLDIHVELEEALADFVGKEAALLFSTGFQTNQGTIVPMIGDGDYIVSDSENHASIIQGTIIAKSRSGAGGLVKYEHNDMADLEKKISALPLNSGKLLVTDGVFSMSGEIVNLPELVRIAKKYNARVMVDDAHGLGVIGKGGRGTASHFGLDDQVDLIMGTFSKSLASLGGFVAADRKVIDYIKHHSPAFIFSASMTPAQVAAARASLEIIKNEPELVWRVHDNANRVRKRLKELGLRVIDAETPIVSIITGDDMLTFMFWRKLFDGGVFNNPIVFPATPHGMQLIRMSFMATHEDWQLDFVIEQCEKIAREIGLLKAA; encoded by the coding sequence ATGGATCTTTTTGACAAGTGTCACTCTTTCACAAGGGCGGATGAGGTTCGGTCGATAGGATATTATCCCTACTTCTACCCTATCTATGAAAACGACGGGCCCGTAGTCTTCATGAACGGACAGCGCACCATAATGGCAGGCTCGAACAATTACCTTGGGCTCACCACCGACCCTCGCGTGAAGGAAGCGGCCATCGCGGCCGTCAGAAAATACGGCTCCGGATGCTCCGGATCGCGCCTGCTCAATGGCACGCTTGACATCCATGTCGAACTGGAGGAAGCACTTGCCGATTTCGTTGGCAAGGAGGCCGCCCTGCTCTTCAGCACCGGTTTCCAGACCAACCAGGGGACAATAGTGCCGATGATCGGTGACGGTGACTATATCGTCTCCGACAGCGAGAACCACGCCAGCATCATCCAGGGCACGATTATCGCAAAGAGCCGCTCCGGCGCGGGCGGGCTTGTCAAGTATGAACACAATGACATGGCCGACCTCGAGAAAAAAATCTCCGCGCTGCCCCTCAACTCGGGGAAGCTTCTGGTCACCGACGGTGTTTTCAGCATGAGCGGTGAAATCGTAAACCTTCCCGAGTTGGTAAGGATTGCTAAAAAGTATAACGCCAGGGTCATGGTTGACGACGCCCACGGTCTTGGCGTTATAGGGAAAGGCGGCAGGGGTACGGCGAGCCATTTCGGGCTCGACGACCAGGTCGACCTCATCATGGGCACGTTCAGCAAGAGCCTGGCATCGCTGGGCGGGTTCGTCGCCGCGGACAGAAAGGTCATAGACTATATCAAGCACCACTCGCCTGCCTTTATTTTCAGCGCCAGCATGACGCCCGCACAGGTCGCGGCCGCGCGGGCCTCTCTCGAAATCATCAAAAACGAGCCCGAGCTCGTTTGGCGCGTCCACGACAACGCCAACCGCGTACGGAAGAGGCTCAAGGAGCTCGGACTGCGGGTCATCGATGCCGAGACGCCTATAGTTTCGATCATTACCGGCGACGACATGCTCACTTTCATGTTCTGGCGCAAACTCTTCGACGGCGGCGTTTTCAATAATCCGATCGTCTTCCCGGCGACCCCGCATGGGATGCAACTCATCCGCATGAGCTTCATGGCCACTCACGAGGACTGGCAGCTCGATTTCGTCATCGAGCAATGTGAAAAGATTGCGCGGGAGATCGGCCTGCTTAAGGCTGCGTAA